Proteins encoded together in one Variovorax paradoxus window:
- a CDS encoding bifunctional riboflavin kinase/FAD synthetase, producing MQVFRGFRHPGVAPACALTIGNFDGVHRGHQAMLALLQTEARHRGLPSCVLTFEPHPRDYFAAVTKKPDLAPARIGTLRDKLTELAACGVAQTVVLPFDGRLASQSPEDFIQHVLIDGLGARYVLVGDDFRFGARRAGDYAMLDAAGDAHGFDVARMNSYEVHGLRVSSSAVREALAEGRMADAHHLLGRPYTISGHVVHGRKLGRALGASEPGKDDGFRTLNLRFKHWKPAASGIFAVLVHGLADQPLPGVANLGVRPSLDANDVNAGRVLLETHCLEWPSHLGAEGAYGKIVRVELLHKLHDELRYTSLEALTAGIAKDGRDARAFFASTHAETHRQTTRDRI from the coding sequence ATGCAGGTTTTCCGCGGCTTCCGGCACCCGGGCGTGGCTCCGGCCTGCGCCCTCACCATAGGCAATTTCGACGGCGTGCACCGTGGCCACCAGGCCATGCTGGCACTGCTGCAGACCGAGGCGCGCCATCGCGGGCTGCCCAGCTGCGTGCTCACCTTCGAGCCGCACCCGCGCGACTATTTCGCCGCCGTCACCAAGAAACCCGACCTGGCGCCGGCGCGCATTGGCACGCTGCGCGACAAGCTCACCGAGCTCGCGGCCTGCGGCGTGGCGCAGACGGTCGTGCTGCCCTTCGACGGCCGGCTGGCGTCCCAGTCGCCCGAAGACTTCATCCAGCACGTGCTGATCGACGGCCTTGGCGCGCGCTACGTGCTGGTGGGCGACGACTTCCGTTTCGGCGCCAGGCGGGCAGGCGACTACGCCATGCTCGACGCGGCCGGCGATGCCCATGGCTTCGACGTGGCGCGCATGAACAGCTACGAAGTGCACGGCCTGCGCGTTTCCAGCTCGGCCGTGCGCGAGGCGCTGGCCGAGGGCCGCATGGCAGACGCCCATCACCTGCTCGGCCGGCCGTACACAATCTCGGGCCACGTGGTCCACGGCCGCAAGCTGGGCCGCGCGCTGGGCGCCTCGGAGCCCGGCAAGGACGACGGCTTTCGCACCCTCAACCTGCGCTTCAAGCACTGGAAACCGGCCGCCAGCGGCATCTTCGCGGTGCTGGTGCATGGCCTCGCCGACCAGCCCCTGCCCGGGGTGGCCAACCTGGGCGTGCGCCCTTCGCTGGACGCCAACGACGTCAATGCCGGCCGGGTTTTGCTGGAGACACATTGCCTGGAGTGGCCCTCGCATCTGGGAGCCGAAGGTGCCTACGGTAAAATCGTCCGCGTGGAACTCCTGCACAAACTGCACGACGAATTGCGCTACACCAGCCTCGAGGCCCTCACTGCGGGCATCGCGAAGGATGGGCGCGACGCGCGCGCGTTCTTTGCGTCGACCCACGCCGAAACCCATCGCCAGACGACACGCGATCGAATTTAG
- a CDS encoding HNH endonuclease produces the protein MKVLKLSAQGLPQSWISLEQAVIHYAADEVRWEVGAQVAVFRGGHNAITGEQSQIAINSIIGTKGVPRINPFTQRPGLTNSKLFARDRNICAYCGGHFHEDELTREHIIPFAQKGIDTWMNVVTACKPCNHRKSSRTPEQANMPLLYAPYVPSLWEDFILRNRRILADQMEFLMAHLPQSSRLHDT, from the coding sequence GTGAAGGTCTTGAAGCTGTCGGCCCAAGGGCTGCCCCAGTCATGGATATCGCTCGAACAGGCGGTCATCCACTATGCGGCGGACGAGGTTCGCTGGGAGGTGGGCGCGCAGGTGGCTGTGTTCCGTGGCGGCCACAACGCCATCACGGGCGAGCAATCGCAGATTGCGATCAACAGCATCATCGGCACCAAGGGCGTGCCGCGCATCAACCCCTTTACCCAGCGCCCGGGGCTCACCAACAGCAAGCTTTTTGCGCGCGACCGCAACATCTGCGCCTATTGCGGCGGGCATTTCCACGAAGACGAGCTCACGCGCGAGCACATCATTCCGTTCGCGCAAAAGGGCATCGACACCTGGATGAATGTGGTCACGGCCTGCAAGCCGTGCAACCACCGCAAGAGCAGCCGCACGCCTGAGCAGGCCAACATGCCGCTCTTGTACGCGCCCTATGTGCCCAGCCTCTGGGAGGATTTCATTCTGCGAAACCGCCGCATCCTGGCGGACCAGATGGAGTTTTTGATGGCACACCTGCCGCAGAGCTCGCGGCTGCACGACACCTAG
- a CDS encoding enoyl-CoA hydratase — MNDAASFPFVLKTRDARGVVTLTLNRPASFNALSEGMLGALEQAIAEIAADEDVRAVVIAAAGKAFCAGHDLKEMRAEPSLGYYQQLFERCGTMMLSLQRLPVPVIARVHGIATAAGCQLVAVCDLAVASSEARFAVSGVNVGLFCATPSVTLSRNLGRKEAFEMLVTGEFIDAQEARQKGLVNRVAAPAELDAAIEALVSSIVAKPRKALALGKALFYRQLETGIESALADASQTMACNMMDESALEGVQAFIEKRPPDWKR, encoded by the coding sequence ATGAACGACGCGGCTTCCTTCCCTTTCGTGCTGAAGACACGCGATGCACGCGGCGTGGTCACGCTGACGCTGAACCGCCCGGCCTCGTTCAACGCACTTTCCGAGGGCATGCTCGGCGCGCTCGAGCAGGCCATTGCCGAAATCGCGGCGGACGAAGACGTTCGCGCGGTCGTCATCGCGGCGGCGGGCAAAGCCTTCTGCGCGGGCCACGACCTGAAGGAAATGCGCGCGGAGCCCTCGCTCGGCTACTACCAGCAGCTTTTCGAGCGCTGCGGCACGATGATGCTGTCGCTCCAGCGCCTGCCCGTGCCCGTGATTGCGCGCGTGCACGGCATCGCGACCGCAGCGGGCTGCCAGCTGGTGGCGGTGTGCGACCTGGCGGTGGCATCCAGCGAGGCGCGCTTCGCGGTCAGCGGCGTGAACGTGGGCCTGTTCTGCGCCACACCCAGCGTCACCCTCTCGCGCAATCTCGGCCGCAAGGAAGCGTTCGAAATGCTCGTGACCGGTGAGTTCATCGATGCGCAGGAGGCCAGGCAGAAGGGCCTGGTCAACCGGGTCGCCGCGCCGGCCGAGCTCGATGCCGCGATCGAGGCGTTGGTTTCCAGCATCGTCGCCAAGCCCCGAAAGGCGCTCGCGCTCGGCAAGGCCCTCTTCTACCGCCAGCTCGAAACGGGCATCGAGTCCGCACTGGCCGACGCCAGCCAGACCATGGCCTGCAACATGATGGACGAAAGCGCGCTGGAAGGCGTTCAGGCCTTCATCGAAAAGCGCCCGCCGGACTGGAAGCGCTAG
- a CDS encoding alpha/beta fold hydrolase, whose amino-acid sequence MPSRRTLLALGLASTAMLTACATTPSPSFSERPPIVFMHGNGDSAALWQTTMWRFESNGWPRNRLFAVDQPYPLARDDDTVAQPGRSSTADSAAFLKAEVEKVLKATGASKVVLIGNSRGGNTIRNYVQNGGGSAVVSHVVLGGNPAHGIWAVKGFRENNEFSGLSAFMQQLNSPKGQNGDEVTPGVKWLTLRSDSNDKYAQPDGLWIGVPGQPTNIGFDGPALKGATNVVLPRVDHRETSFSPAAFAATWQFLTGEPPRSTAIAAETNVVLDGRAVGAENLSLNGGQVAVYAVDPATGARRGNAVHSKNIGADGRWGPFSARGDTAYEFVLSAPGYGITHIYRSAFPRSSSVVNLRPERLAAADANAGAVVVFTRPRGYFDAQRDTMRFDGQSPPPGVPPKGSGVSSSRLRVAAAEPQRAVTGEFNGERITGLTWPVAQQHVTVLELTY is encoded by the coding sequence ATGCCATCGCGCCGCACCCTTCTTGCCCTCGGGCTCGCATCGACCGCCATGCTGACCGCTTGCGCCACCACACCATCGCCTTCTTTCAGCGAACGTCCGCCGATCGTCTTCATGCACGGCAACGGCGATTCGGCCGCACTCTGGCAAACGACGATGTGGCGCTTCGAATCGAACGGCTGGCCGCGCAACCGGCTCTTTGCGGTCGATCAGCCCTACCCGCTGGCACGCGACGACGACACCGTGGCACAGCCCGGCCGCAGCTCGACCGCCGATTCGGCCGCCTTCCTGAAGGCCGAAGTCGAGAAGGTGCTGAAGGCCACGGGTGCGAGCAAGGTGGTGCTGATCGGCAATTCGCGTGGTGGCAATACGATCCGGAATTACGTGCAGAACGGCGGAGGCTCGGCTGTTGTGAGCCATGTGGTGCTCGGCGGCAATCCGGCGCACGGCATCTGGGCGGTAAAGGGCTTTCGCGAGAACAACGAGTTTTCGGGGCTGTCCGCCTTCATGCAGCAACTCAACTCGCCCAAAGGACAGAACGGCGATGAGGTCACGCCTGGCGTGAAGTGGCTCACGCTGCGCTCGGACAGCAACGACAAATATGCGCAGCCCGACGGGCTGTGGATCGGCGTGCCGGGCCAGCCCACCAATATCGGCTTCGACGGGCCGGCGCTCAAGGGCGCGACGAACGTGGTGCTGCCGCGCGTGGACCATCGCGAGACTTCGTTCTCCCCCGCCGCCTTTGCCGCGACCTGGCAGTTCCTGACGGGCGAGCCGCCGCGCAGCACAGCGATTGCAGCCGAAACGAACGTCGTGCTCGATGGCCGTGCCGTCGGCGCGGAAAACCTCTCGCTGAACGGCGGCCAGGTCGCCGTCTATGCGGTCGATCCCGCCACGGGCGCCCGGCGCGGCAACGCGGTGCACAGCAAGAACATCGGCGCGGACGGCCGCTGGGGGCCCTTCAGCGCGCGCGGCGACACGGCCTACGAGTTCGTCCTCAGCGCGCCGGGATACGGCATCACGCACATCTACCGCAGCGCGTTTCCGCGCAGCAGCAGCGTGGTGAACCTGCGCCCCGAACGCCTCGCCGCGGCCGATGCCAACGCCGGCGCAGTTGTCGTCTTCACGCGCCCTCGCGGGTATTTCGATGCGCAGCGCGACACCATGCGCTTCGACGGCCAGAGCCCACCGCCCGGCGTGCCGCCCAAGGGCTCGGGCGTGTCGAGCTCCCGGTTGCGCGTTGCCGCGGCGGAGCCTCAGCGGGCAGTGACCGGTGAGTTCAACGGCGAGCGCATCACGGGCCTGACCTGGCCCGTGGCGCAGCAGCATGTGACCGTGCTCGAACTGACTTACTGA
- a CDS encoding acyl-CoA dehydrogenase family protein — protein sequence MDFNFSDDQEQLRDAVRKWVDKGYDFERRRGIEAKGGFSREAWDELAELGLGGLYIAEDDGGLGMGPVAGMVVMEELGRGIVLEPFAQTLIAGAVLSGYAGAELKDNWLPRIAGGQAIVVLAHQERKSRYRLDVCEAKAVKAGDGWSLTGAKSVVPVGDEADAYIVPAQADGKIALFLVERSASGVEARGYGTQDGSRAAEVVFDKADATLITADGLAALEYAVDVGIAATCAEAVGVMDKTVALTVDYMNQRKQFGVVISTFQALRHRVADMKMQLELARSMSYYATLKLNAPADERRQAMARAKYQLGVSMRFVAANSVQLHGGIGVTDEYIGSHYFRKLTQLEMTFGDTLHHLGEVSARMQDTAGVFA from the coding sequence ATGGATTTCAATTTTTCCGACGACCAGGAACAACTGCGCGACGCCGTCCGCAAATGGGTCGACAAGGGCTATGACTTCGAGCGCCGCCGCGGTATCGAGGCAAAGGGCGGCTTCTCGCGCGAGGCCTGGGACGAACTGGCCGAACTCGGCCTGGGCGGCCTCTACATCGCCGAAGACGACGGCGGTCTGGGCATGGGCCCGGTGGCCGGCATGGTGGTGATGGAAGAACTGGGCCGCGGCATCGTGCTGGAGCCCTTTGCCCAGACGCTCATTGCAGGCGCCGTGCTCAGCGGCTACGCCGGCGCTGAACTCAAGGACAACTGGCTGCCGCGCATTGCGGGCGGCCAGGCCATCGTCGTTCTGGCCCATCAAGAGCGCAAGTCGCGCTACCGGCTCGATGTGTGCGAAGCCAAGGCGGTGAAAGCCGGCGATGGCTGGTCGCTGACCGGCGCGAAGAGCGTGGTGCCCGTGGGCGACGAAGCCGACGCCTACATCGTGCCCGCGCAGGCCGACGGCAAGATCGCCCTCTTCCTGGTCGAGCGCAGCGCCAGCGGTGTCGAAGCCCGCGGCTACGGCACGCAGGACGGCAGCCGCGCGGCCGAGGTCGTGTTCGACAAGGCAGATGCCACGCTGATCACCGCAGACGGCCTGGCTGCGCTCGAGTACGCGGTCGATGTGGGCATTGCGGCCACATGCGCCGAAGCGGTCGGCGTCATGGACAAGACCGTGGCCCTCACGGTCGACTACATGAACCAGCGCAAGCAGTTCGGCGTGGTCATTTCCACCTTCCAGGCGCTCCGCCACCGGGTAGCCGACATGAAGATGCAGCTCGAGCTCGCACGCTCGATGAGCTACTACGCCACGCTCAAGCTCAATGCCCCGGCCGACGAGCGGCGCCAAGCCATGGCGCGCGCCAAGTACCAGCTCGGCGTTTCGATGCGCTTCGTGGCAGCCAACTCGGTGCAGCTGCACGGCGGCATCGGCGTGACCGACGAATACATCGGCAGCCACTATTTCCGCAAGCTCACGCAGCTTGAAATGACCTTCGGCGACACCCTGCACCACCTGGGCGAAGTGTCGGCCCGCATGCAGGACACCGCGGGCGTGTTCGCCTGA
- a CDS encoding acyl-CoA dehydrogenase family protein → MDLSFTPEEQKFREEIRAWVKDNLPKEISHKVHNALELTRDDLQGWAKILGKKGWLGYGWPKEFGGPGWTAIQRHLFEEETALAGAPRIVPFGPVMVAPVIMAFGNAEQQKRFLPGIASGEVWWSQGYSEPGSGSDLASVKTKAERKGDKYIVNGQKTWTTLGQYGDWMFNLVRTSNEGKPQTGISFLLLDMKSPGVTVRPIKLLDGSHEVNEVFFDNVEVPAENLIGEENKGWTYAKHLLSHERTNIADVNRAKRELERLKRIAKSEGVYDDLRFRDEIAKLEVDIVALEMMVLRVLSAATSGKNSLDVAGLLKIRGSEIQQRYSELMMLAGGAYSLPLIREAMEAGWQGNFPGGNPALAPLASTFFNMRKTTIYGGSNEVQRNIVAQTVLG, encoded by the coding sequence ATGGATTTGAGCTTCACGCCCGAAGAACAGAAGTTCCGCGAAGAAATTCGCGCCTGGGTCAAGGACAACCTTCCCAAAGAGATTTCGCACAAGGTGCACAACGCGCTCGAGCTGACGCGCGACGATCTGCAAGGCTGGGCCAAGATCCTCGGCAAGAAGGGCTGGCTGGGCTACGGCTGGCCGAAGGAGTTCGGCGGCCCGGGCTGGACCGCCATCCAGCGCCACCTGTTCGAGGAAGAAACCGCCCTGGCCGGTGCGCCGCGCATCGTGCCGTTCGGCCCGGTGATGGTCGCTCCGGTGATCATGGCTTTCGGCAATGCCGAGCAGCAGAAGCGCTTTCTTCCCGGCATTGCCAGCGGCGAAGTCTGGTGGAGCCAGGGCTACAGCGAACCCGGCTCCGGCTCGGACCTGGCTTCGGTCAAGACCAAGGCCGAGCGCAAAGGCGATAAATACATCGTCAACGGCCAGAAGACCTGGACCACGCTCGGCCAGTACGGCGACTGGATGTTCAACCTCGTGCGCACCAGCAACGAAGGCAAGCCGCAAACCGGCATCAGCTTCTTGCTGCTCGACATGAAATCGCCTGGCGTCACGGTGCGCCCCATCAAGCTGCTCGACGGCAGCCATGAAGTGAACGAGGTGTTCTTCGACAACGTCGAAGTGCCGGCCGAGAACCTGATCGGAGAAGAGAACAAGGGCTGGACCTATGCCAAGCACCTGCTCTCGCACGAGCGCACCAACATTGCCGACGTGAACCGCGCCAAGCGCGAGCTCGAGCGCCTGAAGCGCATTGCCAAGAGCGAAGGCGTCTATGACGACCTGCGCTTCCGCGACGAGATCGCCAAGCTCGAAGTCGACATCGTCGCGCTCGAGATGATGGTGCTGCGCGTGCTCTCCGCCGCCACCTCGGGCAAGAACTCGCTGGACGTCGCGGGCCTCTTGAAGATCCGCGGCAGCGAAATCCAGCAGCGCTACAGCGAACTGATGATGCTCGCCGGCGGCGCGTATTCGCTGCCCCTCATCCGCGAAGCCATGGAAGCCGGCTGGCAAGGCAACTTCCCGGGCGGCAACCCGGCGCTTGCGCCGCTTGCATCGACCTTCTTCAACATGCGCAAGACCACCATCTACGGCGGCTCGAACGAAGTGCAACGCAACATCGTTGCGCAAACCGTTCTCGGCTGA
- the purN gene encoding phosphoribosylglycinamide formyltransferase, translating to MKNIVILISGGGSNMAAIVRAAERDRWAERFGARIAAVVSNKTEAGGLAIAATHGIATAVVPHKEFPTREAFDEALAKVVDAHAPALVVLAGFMRILTPGFVGHYAGRLINIHPSLLPAFPGLNTHQRAIDAGCKVAGVTVHQVTTELDHGPILAQAVVPVLPDDTAASLAGRVLAQEHQLYPRAIAGWLADTSGHIR from the coding sequence ATGAAGAACATCGTGATCCTTATTTCCGGCGGCGGCTCCAACATGGCGGCCATCGTGCGCGCCGCCGAGCGCGACCGCTGGGCCGAGCGCTTTGGCGCCCGCATCGCCGCGGTGGTCAGCAACAAGACCGAAGCGGGCGGGCTCGCGATTGCCGCCACGCACGGCATTGCAACCGCCGTGGTCCCGCACAAGGAATTTCCCACGCGCGAAGCTTTCGACGAGGCATTGGCAAAGGTCGTTGACGCGCATGCTCCGGCGCTGGTGGTGCTGGCTGGCTTCATGCGCATCCTGACGCCGGGCTTTGTCGGGCACTACGCCGGGCGCCTGATCAACATTCACCCGTCGTTGCTGCCGGCGTTTCCGGGGTTGAATACCCACCAGCGAGCCATCGACGCGGGCTGCAAAGTGGCCGGCGTTACCGTGCACCAAGTGACGACCGAGCTCGACCATGGGCCAATCCTGGCGCAAGCCGTCGTGCCCGTGCTGCCGGACGACACGGCCGCCTCGCTGGCTGGCCGCGTGCTCGCGCAAGAGCATCAGTTGTATCCACGCGCCATTGCCGGATGGCTTGCAGATACATCAGGTCACATTCGTTAA
- a CDS encoding I78 family peptidase inhibitor, translating to MKTQSLLFIVAGAFLMTACATQGSAPAATPAAAAPAPEPVFQCNADGARFAVGQPLSPQLEAAARVRAGAGTVRALKPGEAVTMELNGGRLNLDVDARGRVTDVRCG from the coding sequence TTGAAAACCCAATCGCTACTGTTCATCGTTGCCGGCGCTTTCTTGATGACGGCTTGTGCCACGCAAGGCTCAGCCCCCGCGGCAACCCCCGCTGCAGCTGCTCCGGCACCTGAACCAGTGTTCCAGTGCAATGCCGATGGCGCACGCTTCGCCGTTGGCCAGCCGTTGTCGCCCCAGCTCGAAGCCGCGGCGCGCGTGCGCGCAGGTGCGGGCACCGTCCGGGCGCTGAAGCCGGGCGAAGCCGTGACGATGGAACTCAATGGCGGACGCCTCAATCTCGACGTCGACGCACGCGGCCGCGTGACGGACGTCCGCTGCGGCTGA
- a CDS encoding DUF1653 domain-containing protein: protein MNDNDLPPLIETPPGRYRHYKGGEYEVLGTVRHSETLEPMTLYRALYGAQGLWVRPAAMFGETVEIDGVRQRRFTPV, encoded by the coding sequence GTGAACGACAACGACCTGCCACCCCTGATAGAGACGCCGCCCGGCCGTTACCGCCACTACAAGGGCGGCGAATACGAAGTGCTGGGCACCGTGCGCCATAGCGAAACGCTGGAGCCGATGACGCTGTACCGCGCTCTTTATGGCGCGCAAGGGCTGTGGGTGCGCCCCGCCGCGATGTTCGGTGAAACCGTGGAGATCGACGGTGTTCGCCAACGGCGTTTCACCCCTGTCTAG